From Coffea arabica cultivar ET-39 chromosome 2e, Coffea Arabica ET-39 HiFi, whole genome shotgun sequence, the proteins below share one genomic window:
- the LOC113730710 gene encoding receptor-like protein kinase FERONIA, with protein sequence MHLKLVLVASLFTSFVFLLCHHHFIAFMRSANPPAAAVHYISDAAINCGFNGNSTALDGREWIGDAPLKFLSGKSRISTAAEKPFPIDPVPYKTSRVSATEFGYSFEVSPGQKFIRLHLYPASYRGFENSIDSFTVKAGPFTLLRDFSASITAETSGVKYLIKEFCLNVEENTKLNITFSPSLNLNSKSKSTYAFVNGIEIISMPAGLYYTSDRDSGAPIVGQKNRFFSIDNSTALEVIQRLNIGGSSVSSAEDFGMFRRWNEDTKYLVESSAHRVHHPALRIKYTTNMPAFVAPAKLYQTSWKTGGNLKVDQIYYFTWKIPVELGFGYLIRLHFCDLDDEMAQRELREFSLLINNQIAETKADVIRWSGGHGVPVYRDYMVKMKGDQGGSSCDLLIALQSANELVFGLLNGLEIFKLSNLENSLAISNPTTPMTVSTHSGVKIRNLFLAFGHSNVATTGMTLLVILVNVLVYYLRRIWEAKFCLENDTVAATAERACRCFSLAEIVSATQNFSDAFVIGRGGFGKVYKAYIPAIQEIVALKRLHWSSRQGAHEFWTEIETLSKLRHIHLVSLIGYCNESQEMILVYEYIPRGTLADNLYKMSRKGNDIAPLGWEQRLRICIGAARGLEYLHNGTEYGVIHRDVKDSNILLDENFVAKISDFGLSKLERLTQSKSYVSTKVKGTRGFCDPDYIATHRLTRKSDVYAFAVVLLVVLAGRPAVDNGTPEEQHNLVSYFRECIAEENVDRIVDPSLQGKFSSNSLKEFVKSIENCLHHQPKKRPTMAQVVASLEQALQQQESTMISASSARVVGQHFQEGTLESLQVLEGSAQSPPTEGITSTSAEFLGSPIRGQVYPPARKLLWGWPWKALLNRGKRQKGEISSLAEVLPLYSYKALANATDHFHSRNMIGHGGFGRVYKGILSNGQEIAVKRISNRHIFGEFENEVAVASKLQHPNIVRLLGCCAQREEEKMLVYEYMPNKSLKAYLFDSKELDWSRRAIIVQGIGRALLYLHGRDSGQRIIHRNLNASHVLLDNGLNPKISNFILAKILGGDLDEDVTSTIRGTCGYFPPEYFKHGIFSEKTDIYNYGVLLLEIVSGKKNWQLVGCDLIECAWNENKAMNLVDPALLGPPTETEMLRYVHVGLLCVQESPEDRPNVSTVLSMLNDDEIAELPRPKAPSYNTARGLSRSSSLQKTIIIPSSDNDFSLTDIEGR encoded by the exons ATGCATCTTAAACTAGTTTTGGTTGCTAGTTTGTTTACGTCGTTCGTCTTCTTGCTCTGTCATCACCATTTTATAGCTTTCATGAGGAGTGCTAATCCTCCAGCAGCTGCTGTACATTACATAAGTGATGCTGCTATTAACTGTGGCTTTAATGGCAATTCAACCGCACTTGATGGCCGTGAATGGATTGGAGATGCCCCCTTAAAGTTCCTGTCTGGCAAATCAAGAATCTCAACTGCAGCTGAAAAACCATTCCCAATTGACCCTGTTCCGTACAAGACTTCAAGAGTCTCTGCAACTGAATTCGGCTATTCATTTGAAGTCAGTCCAGGTCAGAAATTCATTCGCCTACATCTTTACCCTGCCTCATATCGCGGTTTTGAAAATTCTATAGATTCTTTCACTGTCAAAGCTGGCCCTTTTACCCTCCTCAGGGATTTCAGTGCTTCAATTACTGCTGAAACTTCAGGTGTCAAGTACCTTATTAAGGAGTTCTGTCTGAATGTagaagaaaatacaaaattgAACATAACATTTTCTCCTTCTCTGAATCTGAATAGCAAGTCAAAAAGTACATATGCTTTTGTAAATGGCATTGAGATCATTTCAATGCCAGCTGGACTTTATTACACCTCTGATCGTGACTCAGGAGCCCCTATAGTTGGTCAGAAAAATCGATTCTTTAGTATTGACAATAGCACTGCGCTTGAAGTCATACAGAGGTTGAACATTGGAGGGAGCTCTGTGTCATCAGCAGAAGATTTTGGAATGTTTCGAAGATGGAATGAGGACACTAAGTACCTGGTAGAATCCAGTGCTCATCGAGTTCATCATCCAGCACTTAGGATTAAATATACTACAAACATGCCAGCATTTGTTGCCCCGGCAAAACTTTACCAGACCTCTTGGAAAACAGGAGGAAACTTGAAAGTAGACCAGATATATTACTTTACATGGAAAATACCCGTAGAATTGGGCTTTGGATACTTAATAAGGCTTCACTTCTGTGATCTTGATGATGAAATGGCACAGCGTGAGTTAAGGGAATTCAGTCTCCTTATAAATAATCAGATAGCAGAGACAAAGGCTGATGTGATTAGATGGAGTGGCGGCCATGGGGTTCCAGTATACCGGGATTACATGGTCAAAATGAAAGGTGACCAAGGTGGTAGCAGTTGTGATCTCTTGATTGCCCTACAATCAGCTAATGAATTGGTTTTTGGACTCCTTAATGGACTCGAGATCTTCAAGTTGAGCAACCTCGAAAACAGTCTAGCAATTTCAAATCCTACGACTCCAATGACAGTTTCTACCCATTCAGGCGTGAAGATTAGAAACTTGTTTTTAGCCTTTGGCCATAGCAATGTTGCCACGACTGGTATGACACTCCTGGTTATTTTAGTCAATGTCCTAGTGTACTACCTCAGAAGaatttgggaagcaaaattTTGCCTGGAAAATGACACAGTGGCAGCCACAGCTGAGCGGGCTTGTCGTTGCTTCTCACTCGCTGAGATAGTTTCGGCAACACAAAACTTTAGCGATGCATTTGTTATTGGAAGGGGGGGATTTGGCAAAGTGTATAAAGCTTACATCCCTGCCATTCAAGAAATTGTGGCCTTGAAAAGATTGCACTGGAGCTCCCGACAAGGAGCTCACGAGTTTTGGACTGAAATTGAAACACTTTCGAAGCTCCGGCACATACATCTTGTCTCTTTGATCGGCTATTGCAATGAGAGCCAGGAGATGATCCTAGTTTATGAGTATATCCCTCGTGGTACACTTGCTGATAATCTCTACAAAATGAGCAGAAAGGGAAATGATATTGCTCCTCTTGGTTGGGAGCAAAGGCTTAGAATCTGCATTGGTGCTGCTCGTGGGCTGGAATACCTCCACAATGGCACTGAATATGGAGTCATACACCGCGATGTGAAGGATTCAAACATTCTGTTGGACGAGAATTTTGTGGCAAAGATTTCCGATTTCGGACTGTCCAAACTTGAAAGGTTAACCCAATCGAAGAGCTATGTTAGCACAAAAGTTAAAGGCACTCGTGGTTTTTGTGATCCAGACTATATTGCAACTCATAGATTGACGAGAAAGAGTGACGTATATGCCTTTGCGGTTGTCTTGTTGGTAGTTTTGGCAGGGAGGCCTGCAGTGGACAATGGAACTCCAGAAGAGCAGCACAATCTTGTATCATATTTCCGTGAATGTATTGCAGAAGAAAACGTGGATAGAATTGTTGATCCTAGTCTACAGGGGAAGTTCTCATcaaacagtttaaaagaatttgTGAAATCTATTGAAAACTGCTTGCACCACCAGCCCAAGAAAAGACCTACAATGGCTCAAGTGGTGGCGAGTCTCGAGCAGGCATTGCAGCAGCAGGAGAGCACTATGATTTCTGCTTCAAGCGCCAGGGTAGTTGGCCAGCATTTCCAGGAAGGAACTCTTGAGTCACTGCAAGTACTTGAGGGGAGTGCCCAATCTCCACCGACCGAAGGAATCACAAGTACATCAGCTGAATTTCTTGGCTCACCTATTAGAGGACAAGTCTATCCTCCAGCCCGAAAATTGTTATGGGGCTGGCCATGGAAAGCATTGCTTAATAGAG GGAAAAGGCAAAAGGGTGAAATTTCATCACTAGCTGAAGTGCTGCCGCTTTACAGTTACAAGGCACTGGCTAATGCAACAGATCATTTTCATTCAAGGAATATGATAGGGCATGGTGGTTTTGGCCGAGTGTACAAG GGAATTCTATCAAATGGTCAGGAGATTGCAGTGAAAAGGATTTCAAACCGTCATATATTTGGAGAGTTTGAGAATGAAGTTGCAGTTGCTTCTAAACTGCAACATCCAAATATTGTTAGACTGCTCGGATGCTGTGCTcaaagagaggaagaaaaaatgCTAGTTTATGAGTACATGCCAAATAAAAGCCTGAAGGCCTACTTATTTG ATTCAAAAGAACTTGATTGGAGTAGACGTGCAATCATCGTCCAAGGGATTGGCAGAGCCCTCCTTTACCTTCATGGGAGGGATTCAGGACAGAGGATTATTCATAGAAATCTGAATGCAAGTCACGTCCTCTTAGATAATGGGCTGAAtccaaaaatatcaaatttcatCCTAGCAAAAATTCTAGGAGGCGACCTAGATGAGGATGTGACCAGTACGATTAGAGGGACATG TGGATATTTCCCCCCAGAATATTTCAAACATGGAATATTTTCTGAAAAGACAGATATCTACAACTATGGAGTCTTGTTACTGGAGATTGTAAGTGGAAAGAAAAATTGGCAGCTTGTTGGCTGTGACTTAATAGAATGT GCCTGGAATGAAAATAAAGCAATGAATTTGGTTGACCCAGCATTGCTTGGTCCACCCACTGAAACGGAGATGTTGAGATACGTACATGTTGGTTTATTGTGTGTGCAAGAGTCTCCAGAAGATAGGCCGAATGTCTCTACTGTTCTTTCAATGCTTAATGACGATGAAATTGCAGAGCTTCCTCGGCCCAAGGCTCCGTCTTATAATACAGCACGGGGTCTATCAAGAAGCTCATCTCTCCAGAAGACTATTATTATACCGAGTTCTGATAATGATTTCAGTTTAACAGACATCGAAGGAAGATAG
- the LOC113730711 gene encoding uncharacterized protein, translating to MSVLDPTTFQTIVPSRYITFTFPNPLFLPALPHCSHLLHTSLLRIAVLDSPSPISTTPRVAAMLVPPRREQDWTFSTETGHLQLLLSFPYLSRLILISNNDINNPSHPTSYKAPPLSTTTENPSTTTTIEENLLPLLLALTPKSAFDRSNGFPEIPFLSYEDEVISSLVLEICVGPCVGEMLIENVVLDSESNKNNKGREFRRRLRFKRMPNLIQSQVRIHPISELGVVGDELEGVEFTVDNGVLVQPYLNPMVAGLVVISSYLDEQIRCGIRPRALCLGVGGGALLRFLSDQLGFDVVGVEEDEVVLSVAKKYFGLRHSESVHLCVGDGMELMQRLALKGQGDVDSKFDVAMVDLDSSDARMGTSAPPLDFVRKSVLLVAKEIICQRGVLIINVIPASKSFYARVVTEFHEVFEELYEIDVGNGENMVLAASRLSKMRTAPSDFENSFHQKLEASIHGSYMNSVRKI from the coding sequence ATGTCTGTGCTGGACCCAACCACCTTCCAAACCATAGTCCCTTCTCGATACATCACCTTCACTTTTCCCAACCCACTCTTCCTTCCCGCTCTTCCCCATTGCAGCCATCTTCTCCACACCTCTCTCCTCCGCATCGCCGTCCTCGACTCCCCCTCCCCCATAAGCACTACCCCTCGAGTTGCGGCCATGTTAGTCCCACCCAGACGCGAACAAGACTGGACGTTCTCTACCGAAACCGGCCACCTCCAGCTCCTCCTCTCCTTTCCCTATCTTTCCCGCCTCATTTTAATCTCCAACAATGATATTAATAATCCCTCCCACCCCACCTCCTATAAAGCTCCACCCTTGTCCACAACCACCGAAAACccatcaacaacaacaacaattgaagaaaatctatTGCCACTGCTACTGGCTTTGACACCCAAATCGGCCTTTGACCGGAGCAATGGCTTTCCAGAAATACCCTTCTTGAGTTACGAAGATGAGGTGATAAGTAGTCTAGTGTTAGAAATTTGTGTTGGGCCTTGTGTAGGTGAAATGCTAATAGAAAATGTTGTGCTGGACTCGGAAAGTAACAAAAATAACAAGGGTAGGGAGTTTAGAAGAAGGTTGAGGTTTAAGAGGATGCCGAATTTAATTCAAAGCCAGGTCAGGATTCATCCGATCAGTGAATTGGGTGTCGTGGGTGATGAATTGGAGGGGGTAGAGTTTACGGTGGATAATGGAGTATTGGTCCAACCTTATCTGAATCCAATGGTGGCAGGTCTGGTGGTGATTAGTTCGTATTTGGATGAGCAAATCCGATGCGGGATTAGGCCTAGAGCTCTGTGTTTGGGGGTTGGAGGAGGGGCCTTGCTCAGATTTTTGAGTGATCAATTAGGTTTTGACGTTGTGGGTGTGGAGGAAGATGAGGTTGTCTTAAGCGTCGCGAAGAAGTATTTTGGGTTGAGACACAGTGAATCGGTTCATTTATGCGTTGGTGATGGAATGGAATTGATGCAGAGGCTTGCATTGAAAGGACAAGGTGATGTTGATAGTAAGTTTGATGTGGCTATGGTTGATTTGGATTCAAGTGATGCTAGAATGGGCACTAGCGCACCGCCTTTGGATTTTGTCAGAAAGTCTGTTCTTTTGGTGGCTAAAGAAATTATCTGTCAGCGTGGTGTTCTCATTATTAATGTGATTCCTGCCAGCAAGTCATTCTATGCGAGGGTGGTTACTGAGTTTCATGAGGTTTTTGAGGAGTTATATGAAATTGACGTTGGAAATGGGGAGAATATGGTTCTTGCTGCCTCGCGGTTGTCGAAAATGAGGACAGCTCCTAGTGATTTTGAGAACTCTTTCCACCAGAAGCTAGAAGCGAGTATCCACGGATCTTATATGAATTCTGTCAGGAAAATCTAA
- the LOC113730709 gene encoding receptor-like protein kinase FERONIA, whose amino-acid sequence MYLKPLLLVILFSCILLRPDRSMVAFFGAGNPPAEPHYLGDVAVDCGSIGNSTALDGREWIGDTGSDLMSSLQPRGKTRSSIAADKLSSVDRVPYRTSRISATPFQYTFRVTPGQIFLRLHFYPASYRGFENSLDFFTVKAGPFTLLRDFSASLTADGSGEKYIVKEFCLNVEVNAKLNITFSPSKSSKLKKVHAFVNGIEIISIPAGLYYTSDGELGARMVGLNNRFYIIENSTALEVVQRLNIGGGSISPIEDFGMFRRWSEDSKYLQESGVHRVSHLTNRIKYTNMPAFVPPPRLYHTAWKIGRCLRGNEIYKFTWKIPIDLGFGYLVRLHFCDFDAGMAESRQREFTIHINNHVAENKANWIRWSGGTEIPVYRDYLVMVKGEKEVRNYDLLISLQSVDELVFGLLNGLEVFKLSNPDNSLATPNPLFPRRASKIWNLKIPNLFSAFGQSTAVSTGMTIIIILLSIILYNLKESWEQSFIEEKNSLSAQDESSCRQFSLAEITAVTQNFSDAFFIGKGGFGSVYKGSIPGISKTVAIKRLNPNSRQGAREFWAEVETLSKLRHIHLVSLIGYCNERKEMILVYDYMSSGTLADNLYKAARNGKACVPLRWEQRLRICIGAARGLDYLHTGSEYGVIHRDVKDTNILLDENLVAKISDFGLSKLEKFTQSRSYVSTKIKGTFGYLDPDYFMTQNLTRKTDVYAFGIVMLVALSGRPAVDSRNPEEPRSLLSCFRECIAEGEVDRIVDTSLRGKIPSNSLREFVKSVENCLQHQPKKRPTMAQVVANLESALEQQDSTIFSLRNSAPLVGQSSQIGTPESLKFVKSEVAHTDEERNQSKVAQIDELSAMAPPNEETKSKHSQNLAFPVRGKPTWSGWPWKAARHRGKAMKTTELVSPNDLVPPSDSGPRFSIEDIRAATDNLVDGFAITNNGSWKFCIGFIQQLKMTVSIYQSHFEIFGGQVLELCREIERLSRLRHPNLLSLIGYCYHEDENKIFIVYDHIGSISLDKHLYGTRNVLPWKCKLRICLGVAQGLGHLHRSLGQATIHHDLRAANILLDGDGNPKISLIGLYKVSHVHQLAKPSTKAQATGGEYLSPDTKTTDSQSFEKSDVCSFGLLLLEVLCCRRPIDSELDHDNDDRYLKHWVKNNIKTKKLHQILDFNSKREIAAACLAEFLRVAFSCLLVCETERPSMDDVIKKLESALKLQEQAEAMKQDFKGKGCADGFNLEDIYHDISISNLADN is encoded by the coding sequence ATGTATCTGAAGCCACTTCTACTAGTTATTCTATTTTCATGCATCTTACTCCGTCCTGATCGGTCTATGGTCGCCTTTTTTGGTGCCGGAAATCCCCCAGCAGAGCCGCATTACTTGGGCGACGTTGCTGTTGACTGTGGCTCTATTGGCAACTCAACGGCACTTGATGGGCGTGAATGGATCGGAGATACAGGCTCAGACTTGATGTCTTCACTGCAACCAAGAGGCAAAACAAGGAGCTCAATTGCTGCTGACAAATTATCCTCCGTCGACCGTGTTCCGTacagaacttcaagaatttctgcAACTCCATTCCAGTACACCTTTCGGGTCACCCCAGGTCAGATATTCTTGCGCCTGCACTTTTACCCTGCTTCTTACCGAGGTTTTGAAAATTCTCTGGACTTTTTCACTGTAAAAGCTGGTCCTTTCACCCTCCTAAGGGACTTCAGTGCTTCACTTACTGCTGATGGTTCTGGTGAAAAATATATTGTCAAGGAATTTTGTTTGAATGTAGAAGTAAATGCAAAATTGAACATAACGTTCTCTCCCTCTAAGAGCAGCAAGTTAAAGAAAGTGCATGCTTTCGTCAATGGAATTGAGATCATTTCCATACCGGCCGGTCTCTATTACACGTCTGATGGTGAGTTAGGTGCCCGCATGGTTGGTCTGAACAATCGGTTCTATATTATCGAAAACAGCACTGCACTTGAAGTGGTTCAAAGGTTGAATATTGGAGGGGGCTCTATCTCACCAATAGAAGATTTTGGCATGTTTCGAAGATGGAGTGAGGATTCTAAATACTTGCAGGAATCCGGAGTTCATCGAGTGAGTCATCTGACTAACAGGATTAAGTACACAAACATGCCAGCATTTGTTCCTCCACCAAGGCTTTACCACACTGCTTGGAAAATTGGAAGATGTTTAAGAGGAAATGAGATTTACAAGTTTACATGGAAAATACCTATAGATCTAGGCTTTGGATACTTAGTCAGGCTTCATTTCTGCGACTTCGATGCTGGTATGGCAGAAAGCAGGCAAAGGGAATTCACCATCCACATAAATAATCACGTAGCTGAGAATAAGGCTAACTGGATCAGATGGAGTGGCGGCACTGAGATCCCAGTATACAGGGACTATTTGGTGATGGTGAAAGGAGAGAAAGAAGTCAGGAATTATGATCTCTTGATTTCCCTACAATCAGTGGATGAGTTGGTTTTTGGACTCCTTAATGGACTAGAGGTCTTCAAGTTGAGCAATCCTGACAACAGTCTTGCGACTCCAAATCCTTTATTTCCCAGACGAGCGTCCAAAATTTGGAACCTGAAGATTCCAAACTTGTTCTCAGCTTTTGGCCAGAGCACTGCTGTTTCAACAGGTATGACAATCATAATTATCTTGCTAAGCATAATACTCTATAACTTGAAGGAAAGTTGGGAACAGAGCTTCATTGAAGAGAAAAACAGTCTGTCAGCCCAAGATGAATCATCTTGTCGTCAATTTTCACTTGCTGAGATCACGGCAGTAACCCAAAACTTTAGCGATGCATTTTTTATTGGAAAGGGGGGATTTGGTAGTGTATACAAAGGATCCATTCCTGGCATTTCAAAGACTGTTGCCATAAAGAGGTTGAATCCAAATTCCAGGCAAGGGGCTCGTGAGTTTTGGGCAGAAGTTGAAACACTTTCCAAGCTCCGCCACATACATCTCGTCTCTTTGATAGGATACTGCAATGAACGCAAGGAGATGATCCTTGTATACGACTACATGTCTAGCGGCACACTTGCTGACAATCTTTATAAAGCTGCCAGAAACGGGAAGGCCTGTGTTCCACTCCGATGGGAGCAAAGGCTTAGAATCTGCATTGGTGCTGCTCGTGGACTTGACTATCTTCACACGGGCTCTGAATATGGAGTCATACACCGTGATGTCAAGGACACAAACATCCTGTTGGATGAGAATCTCGTGGCCAAGATTTCAGACTTTGGTCTATCCAAATTGGAAAAGTTTACCCAATCAAGGAGCTACGTTAGcacaaaaataaaaggaacttTTGGTTACTTGGATCCAGATTATTTCATGACTCAAAATTTGACTAGAAAAACAGATGTCTATGCCTTCGGCATTGTGATGTTGGTTGCTTTAAGCGGGAGACCAGCAGTGGACTCCAGAAATCCAGAGGAACCACGgagtttgctatcatgcttcaGAGAATGCATTGCAGAAGGGGAAGTTGATAGGATTGTTGACACAAGTTTACGGGGGAAAATACCATCCAATAGCTTAAGAGAATTTGTGAAATCTGTGGAAAACTGCCTGCAGCATCAGCCCAAGAAACGACCTACAATGGCTCAAGTGGTTGCAAACCTCGAGTCTGCATTGGAGCAGCAGGATAGCACCATATTTTCTTTAAGAAATTCAGCTCCTTTAGTTGGCCAGTCTTCGCAGATTGGAACTCCCGAGTCACTAAAGTTTGTCAAGAGCGAGGTGGCTCATACAGATGAGGAGCGTAATCAGAGTAAGGTAGCCCAAATAGATGAGTTGAGTGCCATGGCTCCTCCAAATGAAGAAACTAAAAGTAAGCACAGCCAGAATCTTGCCTTTCCAGTTAGAGGAAAACCAACTTGGAGTGGGTGGCCATGGAAAGCAGCTCGGCATAGAGGGAAGGCAATGAAAACAACAGAATTAGTCTCACCAAATGATTTGGTTCCACCAAGTGATTCTGGTCCTCGCTTTTCAATTGAAGACATCCGAGCAGCCACTGACAATCTCGTTGATGGCTTTGCTATCACAAATAATGGATCATGGAAATTTTGCATAGGATTTATCCAGCAACTAAAGATGACAGTTTCCATTTACCAGTctcattttgaaatatttggtGGGCAGGTTTTAGAACTATGCCGTGAGATTGAGAGACTATCACGATTGAGACACCCCAACTTGCTGTCTTTGATTGGGTATTGTTACCATGAAGATGAGAATAAGATATTCATCGTCTATGATCATATTGGCTCCATCAGCCTCGACAAACATCTCTATGGAACCAGAAATGTTCTTCCATGGAAGTGCAAACTCCGCATTTGCCTCGGTGTAGCACAAGGGCTAGGTCACCTGCATAGGAGTCTGGGGCAAGCTACTATCCATCACGACTTGAGGGCGGCAAACATACTCTTGGACGGGGACGGGAATCCAAAGATTTCTCTAATCGGCTTGTACAAAGTAAGCCATGTGCATCAGCTTGCTAAGCCCTCAACCAAAGCTCAAGCAACGGGCGGGGAGTATTTGTCTCCTGACACCAAGACCACTGATTCacaatcatttgaaaaatctGATGTGTGCTCatttgggttgttgttgctggaAGTTCTATGTTGTCGAAGACCAATAGATTCTGAGCTAGATCACGATAACGATGACAGGTACCTTAAACATTGGGtcaaaaataacatcaaaaccaagaagCTTCATCAGATTCTTGACTTCAATTCCAAAAGGGAAATTGCAGCAGCATGTTTAGCTGAATTTCTGAGGGTTGCTTTTAGCTGCTTGCTGGTCTGCGAAACTGAACGGCCATCGATGGATGATGTTATCAAGAAATTAGAGTCCGCATTGAAGTTGCAAGAG
- the LOC113730713 gene encoding uncharacterized RNA-binding protein C1827.05c, producing MGAKAAKKKAMVKKLKKGSAQLPAASSLSNDEAPDFLPLEGGPGRRIPQGEVRENKATVLYIGRIPHGFYENEMEGFFKQFGAIKRLRIARNKKTGKSKHFGFIEFESPEVAKVVADCMHNYLLFEHLLQVHLIPAERVHPRLWKGVNRWYKPLDWVRVERKHHDKERTLAEHRKLVEGIMKRDQRRRKRIEAAGIDYECPEIVGGNQSAPKKIRFDVE from the exons ATGGGGGCAAAGGCAGCAAAGAAGAAAGCTATGGTGAAGAAGCTGAAGAAGGGTTCAGCTCAATTACCTGCTGCTTCTTCGCTCTCCAATGATGAAGCTCCTGATTTTTTG CCATTGGAAGGTGGCCCAGGGCGGAGGATTCCGCAAGGTGAAGTAAGGGAAAATAAAGCTACAGTCTTGTATATTGGGAGAATTCCACATGGTTTCTATGAGAATGAAATGGAAG GTTTTTTCAAGCAATTTGGTGCAATAAAGAGGCTGAGAATTGCTCGAAATAAGAAG ACAGGAAAATCAAAACATTTTGGGTTCATAGAGTTCGAGTCTCCAGAG GTTGCAAAAGTTGTGGCTGACTGTATGCATAACTATCTTTTATTTGAGCACTTGCTACAAGTTCATCTCATTCCTGCAGAACGCGTCCATCCACGGCT GTGGAAAGGTGTCAACCGCTGGTACAAGCCCTTGGATTGGGTTAGAGTTGAGCGGAAGCACCATGACAAG GAAAGAACGTTGGCAGAGCACAGGAAGTTGGTTGAAGGTATAATGAAACGGGACCAGAGAAGGCGGAAGAGGATTGAAGCAGCTGGTATTGATTACGAGTGCCCAGAAATT GTTGGTGGCAACCAGTCAGCTCCAAAGAAGATTAGATTTGACGTAGAGTAG